In Stutzerimonas stutzeri, a genomic segment contains:
- a CDS encoding class II glutamine amidotransferase, with product MCELLGMSANVPTDIHFSFTGLMQRGGRTGPHRDGWGIAFYEGRGLRLFQDPVASCESEVAKMVQHYLIKSHVVIGHIRHANVGKVALVNTHPFVRELWGQHWCFAHNGQLADFSPVRGFYQPVGDTDSEAAFCDLLNRTRGDFPERVAAEDLIPHLLDACAGYRAKGVFNCLLSNGEWLFSFCSTKLAQITRRAPFGPAQLKDAELTVDFNAETTPNDVVTVLATEPLTDNEQWLVHQPGAWTLWRLGECVARGQVH from the coding sequence ATGTGTGAACTGCTCGGCATGAGCGCCAACGTACCGACCGACATTCATTTCAGCTTCACTGGGCTGATGCAGCGCGGGGGGCGCACCGGGCCGCACAGGGATGGATGGGGCATCGCCTTCTACGAAGGCCGCGGTTTACGCCTGTTCCAGGATCCGGTGGCCAGCTGCGAGTCGGAAGTGGCGAAGATGGTCCAGCACTACCTGATCAAAAGTCATGTGGTGATCGGCCACATCCGTCACGCCAACGTAGGCAAGGTCGCGCTGGTTAATACCCATCCTTTCGTGCGTGAGCTGTGGGGGCAACACTGGTGTTTTGCCCACAACGGCCAACTAGCAGATTTCAGTCCGGTGCGCGGCTTCTATCAGCCGGTAGGGGATACCGACAGCGAAGCGGCATTCTGCGATCTGCTCAATCGGACACGCGGGGATTTTCCCGAGCGAGTTGCTGCGGAAGATCTAATCCCTCATTTGCTCGATGCCTGCGCTGGTTATCGTGCCAAAGGCGTATTCAACTGCTTGCTCAGCAATGGTGAGTGGCTGTTCAGCTTTTGCTCGACCAAGCTGGCGCAGATTACCCGTCGTGCCCCTTTCGGCCCGGCGCAACTGAAAGATGCCGAACTGACGGTGGATTTCAATGCGGAGACGACGCCAAACGACGTCGTGACAGTGCTGGCGACCGAGCCGTTGACGGATAACGAGCAGTGGCTAGTTCACCAGCCGGGCGCGTGGACGCTCTGGCGATTGGGCGAGTGCGTTGCGCGCGGGCAGGTGCACTAA
- a CDS encoding universal stress protein yields the protein MTYQHILVATDLNDECHPVVARAEALANASGARLALVHVIEPMAMAFGGDVPMDLSMLQQQQFDQARERLTGFAERYPSLTVEQRHLAYGQPRQEIHRLAKEQGCDLVVVGSHGRHGLALLLGSTANDILHGAPCDVLAVRLKKSE from the coding sequence ATGACCTACCAGCATATTCTGGTCGCTACCGACCTGAACGACGAATGCCACCCGGTCGTAGCCCGCGCCGAGGCATTGGCCAACGCCAGCGGCGCGAGACTGGCGTTGGTCCACGTCATCGAGCCGATGGCCATGGCCTTCGGTGGAGACGTGCCGATGGATCTATCGATGCTTCAGCAGCAGCAGTTCGACCAGGCCCGTGAGCGCTTGACCGGGTTCGCTGAGCGCTACCCCAGCCTGACCGTTGAGCAGCGTCATCTGGCCTACGGGCAGCCTCGTCAGGAAATACACAGGCTGGCCAAGGAACAAGGTTGCGATCTTGTAGTTGTCGGCAGCCATGGACGTCATGGCCTGGCACTCCTGTTGGGGTCTACCGCCAACGACATCCTCCATGGAGCACCTTGTGACGTACTGGCGGTACGCTTGAAGAAGTCCGAGTAA
- a CDS encoding DUF6901 family protein has protein sequence MAIDYRIVLDDEHEFSYRIELDRVYDPEAAIQAPKWTRLDHQQCNNCPLSRDSFSHCPAAVDLHRVIEDFQGLPAVKKAQVRVRTPEREYNKLVGLDEGLRALLGVIMATSACPVLGKLKPMAHQHLPFASNQEFVLRAVSLYLARQYFNLREGRHADWELRGLVRSFQQLQLVNQAFWQRIHDTCHGDSNLKAFLTFFSMATSLTYSLETQLKKIRPLVMSAGEGVETA, from the coding sequence ATGGCAATTGATTACCGCATCGTCTTGGACGACGAGCATGAGTTCAGCTACCGGATCGAGCTGGACCGCGTCTACGATCCGGAGGCCGCCATCCAGGCACCCAAATGGACGCGTCTGGATCATCAGCAGTGCAACAACTGCCCGCTGAGCCGGGACAGCTTCAGCCATTGCCCTGCCGCGGTCGACCTGCATCGGGTCATCGAAGACTTCCAGGGCCTGCCCGCGGTGAAGAAAGCGCAAGTGCGAGTGCGCACGCCGGAGCGCGAATATAACAAGCTGGTTGGGCTGGATGAGGGACTGCGGGCGCTGCTCGGCGTGATCATGGCCACTAGCGCCTGTCCGGTTCTGGGTAAGCTTAAGCCGATGGCGCATCAGCATTTGCCGTTCGCCAGCAATCAGGAGTTCGTGCTGCGAGCGGTTTCGTTGTATCTGGCTCGGCAGTACTTCAATCTGCGGGAAGGGCGCCATGCCGACTGGGAGTTGCGCGGCTTGGTGCGGTCATTCCAGCAGCTGCAACTGGTCAACCAGGCGTTCTGGCAGCGCATCCATGACACGTGTCACGGCGATTCGAATCTGAAGGCGTTCCTGACGTTCTTTTCCATGGCGACCAGCCTGACCTACTCGCTGGAAACCCAGCTGAAGAAGATCAGGCCGCTGGTGATGAGTGCGGGCGAGGGTGTCGAAACGGCCTGA
- a CDS encoding ATP-binding cassette domain-containing protein — MTLLKLTNVSLAYGTNPLLDGVSWQIARGERVCIIGRNGTGKSSMLSLVKGSQLPDDGEIWRAPGLKIGELPQELPLADERTVFDVVAEGLSGVGQLLAEYHHLSQNIQNEADLDKLMHVQQELEAKDGWRLQQLVDSTLSRLQLPADKTLAELSGGWRRRVLLAQALVSEPDLLLLDEPTNHLDIGAIAWLEEALTGFNGAVLFITHDRAFLQNLATRILELDRGHMIDWNGDYASFLVHKEQQLAAEETANALFDKKLAQEEVWIRQGIKARRTRNEGRVRALKALRAERSERREHQGKANIQVDAAEKSGKQVIVVEHASFAHPGGEPLIRDFSMVLQRGDRIGLLGANGTGKTTLLKLLLGDLQPTSGTVEAGTKLEVAYFDQLRHQLELEKTVIDNVAEGRDFITIDGQNRHVLSYLGDFLFSPQRARTPVKALSGGERARLLLAKLFSKPANLLVLDEPTNDLDVETLELLEEVLLGFQGTVLMVSHDRAFLDNVVTSTLVFEGNGVVREYVGGYQDWLRQGGSVKLLGVAESKESKDAKAGTQPSKPATPVAEVVPAKKKLSYKIQRELEALPGKIDAVEKNIAALQTEIAQPAFYQQTAELTGETISRLEALQAELDALLERWAELEG, encoded by the coding sequence ATGACCCTGCTCAAGTTGACCAATGTGTCCCTCGCCTATGGCACCAATCCATTGCTCGATGGCGTGTCCTGGCAGATTGCGCGGGGTGAGCGGGTGTGCATCATCGGCCGCAACGGCACCGGCAAATCCAGCATGCTGAGCCTGGTCAAGGGTAGCCAGCTGCCGGATGATGGGGAAATTTGGCGCGCGCCGGGGCTGAAGATCGGCGAGCTACCGCAGGAGCTTCCGCTCGCTGACGAGCGCACCGTGTTCGACGTAGTGGCCGAAGGCTTGTCCGGGGTCGGCCAGTTGCTGGCCGAGTACCATCACCTCAGCCAAAACATCCAGAACGAAGCCGACCTGGATAAGCTGATGCATGTTCAACAGGAACTCGAAGCCAAGGATGGCTGGCGTCTGCAGCAACTGGTCGATAGCACCCTTAGTCGTTTGCAGCTGCCGGCCGACAAGACCCTCGCTGAGCTTTCCGGCGGCTGGAGGCGGCGCGTTCTGTTGGCGCAGGCGCTGGTGTCCGAGCCCGACCTGCTGCTGCTGGACGAGCCGACCAACCACTTGGATATTGGCGCAATCGCCTGGCTGGAAGAAGCGCTGACCGGTTTTAACGGTGCCGTGCTGTTCATCACGCACGACCGAGCGTTCCTGCAGAATCTGGCGACGCGTATCCTCGAACTCGATCGAGGCCACATGATCGACTGGAACGGCGATTACGCCAGCTTTCTGGTACACAAAGAACAACAGTTGGCGGCTGAAGAAACGGCCAACGCCTTGTTCGACAAGAAGCTCGCGCAGGAAGAAGTCTGGATTCGCCAGGGCATCAAGGCTCGCCGTACTCGTAATGAAGGCCGCGTTCGTGCTCTCAAGGCTTTGCGAGCCGAGCGCAGCGAACGCCGTGAGCATCAAGGCAAGGCCAACATTCAGGTCGATGCAGCCGAAAAATCCGGCAAGCAGGTCATCGTCGTCGAGCATGCAAGCTTCGCTCACCCAGGCGGCGAGCCGCTGATCCGCGATTTCTCGATGGTTCTGCAGCGTGGCGATCGGATTGGTTTGCTCGGAGCCAACGGCACCGGCAAGACCACGCTGCTCAAGCTGCTGTTAGGAGATCTACAGCCCACCAGCGGCACGGTTGAGGCGGGTACAAAACTGGAAGTGGCGTATTTCGACCAATTGCGTCACCAGTTGGAACTGGAAAAAACCGTCATCGACAACGTCGCAGAGGGGCGCGACTTCATCACCATCGACGGCCAGAATCGCCATGTTCTCAGCTACCTCGGTGATTTCCTGTTCAGCCCGCAGCGGGCCCGCACACCAGTAAAAGCGCTGTCTGGCGGCGAACGGGCACGCCTCTTGCTCGCCAAGCTGTTCAGTAAGCCGGCCAACCTCTTGGTACTCGACGAGCCGACCAATGATCTCGACGTAGAAACTCTCGAACTGCTCGAGGAGGTTTTGCTCGGGTTCCAGGGCACGGTATTGATGGTCAGCCATGACCGGGCGTTCCTCGATAACGTGGTCACCAGTACGCTGGTTTTCGAGGGTAATGGCGTCGTTCGCGAATATGTCGGCGGCTACCAGGATTGGCTGCGACAAGGCGGCTCGGTAAAACTGCTCGGCGTAGCCGAGTCCAAGGAATCCAAGGATGCGAAAGCCGGAACGCAACCGAGCAAGCCCGCGACACCCGTCGCCGAAGTTGTCCCGGCGAAGAAGAAACTCAGCTACAAAATCCAGCGCGAACTGGAGGCATTACCGGGGAAAATAGACGCAGTCGAAAAAAACATCGCCGCGTTGCAAACCGAAATTGCGCAGCCGGCGTTCTACCAGCAGACTGCGGAACTTACTGGCGAAACGATATCGCGCCTCGAGGCGTTGCAGGCTGAACTCGACGCATTGCTGGAACGCTGGGCGGAACTGGAAGGCTGA